A genomic region of Raphanus sativus cultivar WK10039 chromosome 6, ASM80110v3, whole genome shotgun sequence contains the following coding sequences:
- the LOC108806636 gene encoding probable protein phosphatase 2C 58, whose amino-acid sequence MTGREILHKMKLKAGFCGSETGRGKSRTWKNISHGFHFVKGKANHPMEDYVVSEFKKVDNHDLGLFAIFDGHLGHDVAKYLQTNLFDNILKEKDFWTDMEKAIRDAYISTDASILEQSLKLGKGGSTAVTGILIDGQKLIVANVGDSRAVMSKNGVASQLSVDHEPSKEQKEIESRGGFVSNIPGDVPRVDGQLAVARAFGDKSLKIHLSSEPDITHQTIHDETEFIVFASDGIWKVMSNQEAVDAIRSIKDPHEAAKELIEEAISRKSKDDISCIVVRFK is encoded by the exons ATGACAGGCAGAGAAATTCTGCACAAGATGAAG TTGAAGGCTGGATTCTGCGGATCTGAAACGGGCAGAGGTAAAAGCAGGACATGGAAAAACATCTCCCACGGTTTTCACTTTGTCAAGGGCAAAGCTAACCATCCCATGGAGGACTACGTTGTGTCTGAGTTCAAAAAAGTAGACAACCACGATTTGGGTTTGTTTGCCATTTTTGACGGTCACTTGGGACATGACGTGGCCAAGTACTTGCAGACCAACCTCTTTGACAACATACTCAAAGAG AAGGATTTTTGGACTGATATGGAGAAGGCTATAAGGGATGCATACATATCAACAGATGCTTCCATATTAGAGCAGTCACTTAAACTTGGCAAAGGTGGATCAACTGCTGTAACTGGAATTCTGATAGATGGGCAAAAGCTAATAGTTGCTAACGTTGGAGACTCACGGGCAGTCATGTCAAAGAATGGTGTTGCATCTCAGCTCTCTGTTGATCATGAACCAAGCAAGGAGCAGAAGGAAATAGAGAGCCGTGGCGGCTTTGTGTCCAATATTCCAG GGGACGTTCCAAGAGTTGATGGACAACTAGCGGTTGCGAGGGCGTTTGGAGATAAGAGCTTAAAGATACATCTGAGCTCGGAACCAGACATAACACACCAGACAATCCATGATGAAACCGAGTTCATTGTTTTTGCCAGTGATGGAATTTGGAAG GTGATGTCAAACCAAGAAGCTGTGGACGCGATCAGAAGCATAAAAGATCCCCATGAGGCAGCCAAGGAGTTGATAGAAGAAGCAATCTCTAGGAAAAGCAAAGATGACATCTCCTGTATCGTTGTAAGATTCAAGTGA
- the LOC108813278 gene encoding tyrosine aminotransferase gives MGEAGGGKRWNFGANEVVELSCSQYVRYYMNVLADNLDPTDNRPVIPLAHGDPAPFPSFRTDPAAVEAISDALHSGQFNHYANTSGLPIARKAVAEHLSLGLSYQISPDDVHLTAGGHNAIDVLISTLAVPGANILLPRPSYPMYNARAGFSKLEIRSYDLLPEKGWEVDLDVVEALADDKTVAIVVVTPCNPCGNVFSRQHLQKIAETASKLGILVIADEVYRNITFGETPFVSMAEFADIVPVMLLGSISKRWLVPGWRFGWMVTVDPHNIMKDSGLVHSLVNVLNMSIDPVTFIQGAMPDILEKTKEEFFSGKMEILRECAETCYEEIKKIPCMSCPYKPEASMFTMVKLEPSVLEDIKDDLEFCCKLAKEESLMILPGRSVGFKNWLRITFAVEPALLKDGLSRLNKFAQRHSKKKLQP, from the exons ATGGGAGAAGCCGGAGGAGGCAAGAGATGGAACTTTGGGGCCAACGAGGTCGTTGAGCTCTCTTGTTCCCAGTACGTCCGCTATTATATGAACGTCCTCGCTGATAACCTCGACCCCACTGACAACAGACCTGTCATCCCTCTTGCACACGGCGATCCCGCTCCCTTCCCCTCCTTCCGTACCGATCCAGCCGCAGTGGAAGCCATCTCCGATGCTCTTCATTCGGGGCAGTTTAACCATTATGCTAACACTTCTGGTCTTCCTATCGCTAGGAA GGCTGTTGCGGAGCACCTCTCCCTGGGTCTCTCTTACCAGATCAGTCCAGATGATGTTCATCTGACAGCTGGTGGTCATAACGCCATCGATGTCTTGATCTCCACGCTGGCGGTTCCAGGCGCCAACATTCTGCTGCCTAGGCCAAGTTACCCCATGTACAATGCCCGAGCAGGTTTCAGCAAGCTTGAGATCCGTAGCTATGACCTCCTTCCAGAGAAAGGTTGGGAGGTCGATCTTGATGTGGTCGAAGCTCTTGCAGATGACAAAACCGTTGCTATAGTTGTTGTCACCCCTTGCAATCCATGCGGAAACGTTTTCTCCCGTCAACATCTTCAAAAG ATTGCAGAAACTGCTAGCAAACTTGGAATACTTGTGATCGCAGACGAAGTCTACAGGAATATAACTTTTGGGGAGACCCCATTTGTGTCCATGGCTGAGTTTGCAGATATCGTGCCAGTGATGTTGTTAGGTTCAATATCAAAGAGGTGGCTCGTCCCTGGCTGGAGATTTGGATGGATGGTCACCGTTGACCCTCATAACATCATGAAAGACTCTGGG CTTGTTCATAGTCTTGTCAACGTCCTCAACATGTCGATAGATCCCGTAACGTTTATTCAG GGGGCAATGCCTGATATCCTTGAGAAGACAAAAGAGGAATTCTTCTCAGGGAAAATGGAAATACTAAGAGAATGTGCAGAGACTTGTTACGAGGAGATAAAGAAGATCCCTTGCATGAGTTGCCCTTACAAACCAGAGGCGTCAATGTTCACTATG GTGAAGTTAGAGCCATCGGTTCTTGAAGATATAAAGGATGATTTGGAATTCTGCTGCAAGTTGGCTAAAGAGGAATCGTTGATGATCCTACCAGGCCGATCTGTGGGGTTTAAGAATTGGCTACGCATCACCTTTGCGGTGGAGCCAGCGCTCCTAAAAGATGGGCTTTCCAGGCTAAACAAGTTTGCACAGAGACACTCCAAGAAGAAGCTGCAGCCATga
- the LOC108808601 gene encoding reticulon-like protein B17, with protein sequence METTPPPPPPPPPYHLPSNPKSASRSKEEEKEEAPPNLVSLELVCVSPKSKDTPPPRASSSPSPPLRKSKTRLEDRLQMASEDNAAALVVVRKQGKGKGGQKGPLASPRNNPRRSRRRSEPVAAEKEANVVVDEAPKPRKRKPNNARPKKEKQTSSLHLPKDDDDASCQSDLNRIGEMISDLVMWRDVAKSTLWFGFGCLSFLSSSFANGLNFSLFSAVSNLGLVLLCASFLSNTLSQRKNEEDTKREFHVSEDDVLRLSRRFLPAANFLISKTTVLFSGEPSMTLKVTPFLLIGAEYGHLITLWRLSAFGFFLSFTVPKLYSCYTHQISQKVERVKTSLGEAWEMCSHKKILAGSAVTAFWNLTSIRTRIFAVFIILVIFRYRRQNLVQLNSEEAVPVENEKQEEEEEETLPQEEETQQQPQEEQALAMVVAETEGSKKL encoded by the exons ATGGAGACgacgcctcctcctcctcctcctcctcctccttacCACCTCCCATCGAACCCCAAATCAGCCTCGCGTtcgaaagaagaagaaaaagaagaagctccACCCAATCTTGTCTCTCTTGAATTGGTGTGTGTGTCTCCGAAGAGCaaagacactcctcctccaaGAGCCTCTTCCTCTCCTTCCCCTCCTCTCCGCAAATCGAAGACCCGTTTAGAGGATCGACTCCAAATGGCATCTGAGGATAATGCTGCTGCGTTGGTGGTGGTTCGGAAGCAGGGCAAGGGGAAAGGAGGGCAAAAGGGTCCTTTGGCTTCTCCCAGGAATAATCCCCGAAGATCCAGGCGAAGGTCCGAGCCTGTGGCGGCGGAGAAAGAAGCTAATGTTGTAGTCGACGAAGCCCCAAAGCCCAGAAAACGCAAGCCCAACAACGCTCGCCCTAAGAAGGAAAAACAAACTTCGTCTTTGCATCTTCCAA aagatgatgatgatgcttctTGTCAAAGCGATCTGAATCGGATTGGAGAGATGATCAGTGATTTGGTTATGTGGAGGGACGTTGCGAAATCCACACTCTGGTTCGGTTTTGGATGtctttctttcctttcttcttcctttgcCAATGGACTCAACTTTAG CCTTTTCTCGGCGGTTTCCAACCTAGGACTTGTGTTACTTTGTGCCTCCTTCTTGTCAAACACTCTTTCTCAAAG GAAAAACGAAGAAGACACCAAGAGAGAGTTCCATGTGAGTGAAGATGATGTCTTGCGCTTATCCAGACGATTCCTTCCCGCTGCCAACTTTCTCATTTCAAAGACCACTGTGCTTTTTTCTGGAGAACCATCCATGACTCTCAAA GTGACACCATTTCTGCTTATCGGAGCTGAGTATGGCCACCTCATTACGCTCTGGAGACTATCCGCTTTTG GTTTCTTCCTCAGCTTCACCGTCCCAAAGCTGTATTCGTGTTACACCCATCAAATTAGCCAAAAAG TAGAAAGAGTGAAAACGAGTTTAGGTGAAGCATGGGAAATGTGCTCACACAAGAAGATCTTGGCTGGCTCTGCGGTGACAGCCTTCTGGAACTTGACAAGCATTAGAACCCGGATTTTTGCAG TGTTTATCATCCTAGTgatatttcggtataggagacAGAATCTAGTACAGCTAAATTCCGAGGAAGCTGTGCCTGTTGAGAAtgagaagcaagaagaagaagaagaagaaacacttCCACAGGAAGAGGAGACGCAGCAGCAGCCACAAGAGGAGCAAGCGTTAGCTATGGTGGTTGCAGAAACAGAAGGATCAAAGAAACTCTGA